In the genome of Cyclopterus lumpus isolate fCycLum1 chromosome 19, fCycLum1.pri, whole genome shotgun sequence, the window CTTACCTTATTTACTGTGCTGACAAATTGGTTGACAAACCTAATCGAGgacaattattatattttaatgattGTTTTAGTCTTTTCATGGCTCTGGTATTATACCGACGGCCGtctgtgattttttgttttttataaacatGTCAATAACCCTCAGTAGTCTAacctttgcacacacacgcattcaccacacacagacgcaaGTTTGTTGTGCCTCATCCTCGATGACTAATATTACCCAACGATATCCCTCAGTAGCCCAAAGTGGAATGTCCAAAGTGGAGCGTCCATAATCACATGTAATTCAAGTCAATCTGTCACTGTAGGGAAAGAGTGAGTGATCCTGCCCCAGGGCCAGAGCTGTTTGTCCCCGAGATcgattaaataaacatttgtctTCTGCAGCGCGGTGCCATCGTCATGCTCCTGCTCAGgcgtaccttttttttgttgcatgtatgcatacatggggtgacaagcgcacacacacacacacacacacacacacgcatatacacaCGCCTGACCTGGACTACTTGACTCTATGTAGCGTTCGTATGAtttacaagaacaacaaaaaaagagcattaAGACCAGATGAGATCCTGCTgatattttgtcatttaacaCAGACGCAACATCTGCTGTCATGCTGAGCTTTTTTTTGTAGATATCGTACTCGGCGCACATCATGACATTGAAGTTGTGCATGTTTGGATGAGTGCAGCGCCAGGCGTGTGTTGCCTCTCGCCTATGAGCCCTCCCCCACGTGTAAAGAGGACACGTCTGGAGAATATTTGACATGTTCCTCTTATTGAAGACGTGAAAGCAGTTATGTAATGTAAACTTGCGACTGTTGCCATGGATCTTAAAGGAACTTactgttctttctgtgtgtctctctctctctctctctctctctccatagaTCTATCTtgctctttttctgtttctctacAGCTGGGATGTGATACTTGTGGTTCCACGTTAATGAAGATCCTCAGTCatcccgtcccccagagccccaaACCCTTTGACCCCAAAGTGTCAAATTCCTCTGTTTAGCTCACAACTGGAGGTCCCTGTGCCCCCTTTTCAACAGTCTTGCATGGTAGCATGAGTGCTTTCGAACATGTAATCTCAAACCCAATAATATCTACCTTCTCCCAActcctttattttttacatctttACCCGTTGCCATCTTTAGACACTTGGAACCCTTTGATAGCCTAAACCCCTCTCCGCCATCATGGCCTTGGATCAGTGGCCCTTTCTCACGACCCCCCCAAACATCTCCATCCCCGAGCCCCTCCTCTACGACAGCTACATCCAGGGCAACGAGTCCGATCTGGATCTGAACATCTCCAGGACCAGGGAGTCTCACCAGGACAAGACCAGCTCCGTGGTCATCACCTTCATCTACTTCATAGTGTGCGGCGTGGGGCTGTGCGGCAATGCCCTGGTCATATATGTCATCCTGCGCTACGCCAAAATGAAGACGGTGACCAACATCTACATCCTGAACCTGGCGGTGGCGGATGTTCTGTGCATGATGAGCCTACCCTTCATCGCCCTGCAGCTGGCCCTAGTGCACTGGCCCTTCGGAGAAGTGCTGTGCAGGGTGATCATGACTGTTGGTAGGTGTGAAGCAGAGGAGCTCAAGGTGCATCTTGGGAAAGGCCGTTTTACAGGGGCAAAGAAATACGTTTGTCTTTCTCCAGAGGGAAATGATCATGAATTCATTAACTGCTGTGGTTgcaatttaaagaaaacaaagatattttttaaaagaaaacactttgttGTTCGTTCAAAATCTTAGATACGGAGGATATGAGTCTTAAGGGAATAGTTCCACATTTTGGGGAATACTCTTAGCTAAACCAACTATCTCCAGCAGTGTTGTATTCAAGACCACCTAAACCGAGTCATGACCAAGACCTGAGTGTATCGAGACCGAGAAAGGACCAAGACTTTGAGGGCTAGAGAGCAAGACCAAGGGGGAGACTCGGTCAAGACCAGACCAGTCAGATAAAATGTGGAATTTGTGAACCATAATTGATTCGATTTGAAAGATCgacattccaataaaaacacCCTCAGAAAACAAACCGAAACCTTAGTGGTCTTGAGATTATAGTTATTTAAACTCTAGCTGTCTTTCTAACAGCCTTTGTTATACTTAATACACCTCCTGTTTCAATGAAAATGACAAGCATTAGCAATGACTGCAAGTCTTACTTGATACGCACCCTCATTTGActtttctctttcccttttccAGACTCTCTCAATCAGTTCACCAGCATCTTCTGTCTGACGGTGATGAGCATCGATCGGTACTTGGCTGTGGTCCACCCAATTAAGTCCACAAGATGGCGGAAGCCCCGCATGGCCAAGCTAATTAACCTGTCGGTATGGGGTGTGTCCCTGTTAGTCATCCTACCCACGTTGATCTTTAGTGGTCTTAACAAGGTGCCTGTGTGTGGGATCGTGTGGCCGGAGCCCCAAGATGTCTATTACACGGCCTTCATAATCTACACCTTCTTCATCGGGTTCTTCTTGCCGCTGGCAGTCATATGTCTGTGCTACCTATTCATTATAGTCAAGGTGAGAGCCTGCCTCCACGTGGGGCATTATAATATGCTAACAAGATATTTTGCCTACAAGGCTAGGATGTTTATCGAACATCCAATCGTTACCAAGATTGTGGAAGGATTTTGGCCCCTCGCGAGTCCTGTTTTTGTATTCATATGAAGGCTGAATTCATATGAATTGCTACATTTTTGTTTagaatattgatttttttagTCGCACACCATGGAAGGCTGTCCAGGCTAGCTCTGGAAATGTAACATTTCACAGGCATTAGTTGAAACCGTTATTGggatatttaattttaatagAGACTTTGAGAGGTGCATTTAAAGCAATATTGATTAAGTCCAATGTTTTAATCAGGCTGACAGCATTAGTTTTGCCACCTTAATAGTCATTAAAAGCATGTCTCTGGTGAGTTCGTATTTCCAAAAtcttcattaaaatgtttggGTTCCCTCTAATAGCCATTTGGCTTGGCCCTAGAACAGAGATATGAGCTACAACCCCTGATTCCAAAGctcttaaaggaatagtttgacattttggtttCAACACACTTATTGGCTTTCTTGCCAGAGAGTTAGATAAGAAAACCACGTCTTTACCTGTCTGCTAAAGCCAGCGGGCGGTTAGCTCAGTTAAGCGTAAATCATGTCTAAAGTCTTTTTAGTTCAAGCTTAAGCCCTCGGCCAAAAAATAATCCAGCATTTAACACAGatattacatgtatttacattacatgtcgTTTTATGTAAAAAAGTAAACAAGCAGATTTCTAACGTTTACTTTAAGATATATCTATGTCTCCTGATGTGAACaatttgcatttatatttgGGAGATTTTAAGCTGCTGACAGTCCATTCTTTTGCCAGGTAAAGTCATCGGGGATGCGGGTGGGTTCCACCAAGCGCAAGCGTTCCGAGCGAAAGGTGACACGGATGGTGTCCATCGTGGTGGCGGTTTTCGTCCTCTGTTGGCTGCCTTTCTACATATTCAACGTCACCTCCGTCGCCAGCTCCATCAACCCCACCTCTGCCATGAAGAGCACCTTCGACTTTGTGGTGGTGCTAGGCTACGCCAACAGCTGCGCCAACCCCATCCTGTACGCCTTCCTGTCGGACAACTTCAAGAAGAGCTTTCAGAACGTCCTGTGCCTGAAAAAGGTGGCGGGCCTGGACGAGATTGAGCGCAGCGACAGCAGGGTAGACCGGAGCAGGATGGTGAACGACGCTATGATCATCAACGCCAACTTGGAGACTCACAACGCTGCCCTGCTCAATGGCGAGCTGCAGACCAGCATCTGAGGCAAGGCAGACACATCCAGGAAAGCCGGGGAGACAGACCAGTGGCGCTTGTGGCTTCCAGACTGACAAAGCTAGTGACCCCAAAGATGCGGGAGGCAGGAGGATGATTTAGCTGCTGCTCGTGGACATTGACACATGAACAAAGTCTAAGAGAAGACTAAACAATTTCCTAAGGGGTTTCAGATGTCAGCAAAACTACATGCTCAAACCTCTTGATATGGGTTAATGAGGCAACTGGAGCTGGTACGCCCCCAGGCAATTTATCTTGGCTGAAGTGATTTTATTAGAACTGCATTCCAAGTGATGTTACATCAAACAAACGTAATAAATACTAATGCTTTTCGTGCCAGCTCCAGGGTTTCTATTGAGTTGTCACGCAGACGGAAACCAAAAATCGAAACAACGCCGGAGAATGGACTGCTGGGGATCCACTCCAGAAACACCGCGGGAGAGAGAGCCAGATCTGATGGGGTCGAGCACTCCTTGATGGAG includes:
- the LOC117749219 gene encoding somatostatin receptor type 2-like codes for the protein MALDQWPFLTTPPNISIPEPLLYDSYIQGNESDLDLNISRTRESHQDKTSSVVITFIYFIVCGVGLCGNALVIYVILRYAKMKTVTNIYILNLAVADVLCMMSLPFIALQLALVHWPFGEVLCRVIMTVDSLNQFTSIFCLTVMSIDRYLAVVHPIKSTRWRKPRMAKLINLSVWGVSLLVILPTLIFSGLNKVPVCGIVWPEPQDVYYTAFIIYTFFIGFFLPLAVICLCYLFIIVKVKSSGMRVGSTKRKRSERKVTRMVSIVVAVFVLCWLPFYIFNVTSVASSINPTSAMKSTFDFVVVLGYANSCANPILYAFLSDNFKKSFQNVLCLKKVAGLDEIERSDSRVDRSRMVNDAMIINANLETHNAALLNGELQTSI